One region of Arthrobacter sp. StoSoilB22 genomic DNA includes:
- a CDS encoding DNA/RNA non-specific endonuclease, translating into MSIPEWRTATSPAKTGLEPNTLYIVDNRTKMPDSSGGLTDDSLERFYTDATGRVERVDTYAGVKGAWSVELNKRMPNVTYNVVAKTDGGLENHFTIITDDFAKPKSVEAHITGLLKGDINRSAWQQILAGIRVGGRGYEGGHIIASLFAGPGEGANLMAQLMFQNRGHGTPNVPANTLAFYQLERELMTKALHRVDTGQPLDLRVKVEAVPGPKPGLPDRVDVTFRFDAETSTTRRFPNLPMEQKESL; encoded by the coding sequence ATGAGCATTCCCGAGTGGCGCACGGCAACCTCGCCAGCCAAGACCGGGCTGGAACCCAACACCTTGTACATCGTGGACAACCGCACCAAAATGCCAGATTCCAGCGGCGGCCTCACGGACGACAGTCTTGAACGGTTCTATACGGATGCCACAGGCCGGGTCGAACGCGTAGACACGTACGCTGGCGTCAAGGGTGCCTGGTCCGTTGAATTGAACAAGCGGATGCCCAATGTCACCTACAACGTCGTCGCGAAAACCGACGGTGGCTTGGAAAACCACTTCACGATCATCACCGATGACTTCGCCAAGCCCAAGAGCGTCGAAGCACACATCACCGGGTTGCTCAAAGGCGACATCAACCGCAGCGCATGGCAGCAGATACTGGCCGGTATCCGTGTAGGCGGTCGCGGCTACGAGGGCGGCCACATCATCGCGTCCCTCTTCGCAGGACCAGGAGAAGGCGCCAACCTCATGGCCCAACTCATGTTCCAGAACCGCGGACACGGAACCCCCAACGTACCCGCCAACACCCTGGCGTTCTACCAACTCGAACGAGAGCTGATGACCAAGGCCCTCCACCGCGTCGACACCGGACAACCCCTAGACTTGCGTGTAAAGGTAGAAGCCGTCCCAGGACCAAAACCCGGGCTGCCCGACAGGGTGGACGTTACATTCCGGTTCGACGCGGAGACATCAACGACTCGCCGTTTTCCGAATTTGCCCATGGAGCAGAAGGAGTCACTTTGA
- a CDS encoding acyl-CoA dehydrogenase family protein codes for MSVSVVDQRLYTVADWYDAEALLSTEERQVLGRLRTFLDAEATPLLAEYWERGEFPEQLAGPLIDLDLMEPFEAPARGIYQGFRIFELARTDASLATWYTAQAGLFRTAIQVGASEAQQKEWMPKVIDFSLKGVFSLTEPEHGSDIAGGLSTTARFEPNPGTEDDGGSWVLDGAKRWIGGASTADVLCVFARDVADGQVKAFLVDRTAAGVSLEKIHGKTSLRMMQNAHITLDNVRVSEAMRLHNVNSFKDVAAMLRAMRSDVAWIATGIQSGAFEAALAYVKERQQFGRSLGSFQLVQEKLARMLGNITASLSLVVRLTEQQSWGIYRDQDSALAKMQTSLMMRETVALAREVVGGNGITLAADVARFHADAEAVYSYEGTHEINALIVGRALTGDSAFTR; via the coding sequence ATGAGCGTGAGTGTTGTGGATCAGAGGCTGTACACGGTGGCAGATTGGTACGACGCTGAAGCACTCCTCAGCACGGAGGAACGTCAGGTCCTTGGACGCCTGCGGACCTTCTTGGACGCTGAAGCCACGCCGTTGCTGGCCGAGTACTGGGAGCGCGGAGAGTTCCCCGAGCAGTTGGCCGGACCGTTGATCGACTTGGATCTGATGGAACCCTTTGAGGCTCCAGCCCGAGGGATTTACCAAGGCTTCCGGATCTTCGAACTGGCCCGCACTGATGCCTCGTTGGCAACGTGGTACACGGCACAAGCCGGTTTGTTCCGGACCGCCATCCAGGTGGGAGCCTCCGAGGCACAGCAGAAGGAGTGGATGCCCAAGGTCATCGATTTCTCACTCAAGGGCGTCTTCTCGCTGACAGAACCGGAGCACGGCTCGGACATCGCCGGCGGGCTTTCCACCACCGCACGCTTCGAACCAAACCCGGGGACGGAGGACGACGGCGGCAGCTGGGTTCTGGACGGGGCCAAGCGGTGGATTGGGGGCGCCTCAACGGCGGATGTGTTGTGCGTGTTCGCCCGCGACGTCGCGGACGGACAGGTCAAGGCATTCCTCGTGGACAGGACCGCCGCAGGGGTCAGCTTGGAGAAGATCCACGGTAAGACCTCGCTGCGGATGATGCAAAACGCTCACATCACCCTGGACAATGTTCGCGTATCCGAGGCAATGCGCCTGCACAACGTGAACTCGTTCAAGGACGTGGCCGCCATGCTGCGGGCGATGCGATCGGACGTTGCCTGGATCGCCACCGGCATCCAGTCCGGCGCGTTCGAAGCAGCGCTGGCCTACGTCAAGGAACGCCAACAGTTCGGCCGTTCCCTGGGGTCGTTCCAGCTGGTCCAGGAAAAGCTGGCACGCATGCTCGGCAACATCACTGCCAGCTTGTCGTTGGTGGTGCGGTTGACCGAGCAGCAGAGCTGGGGGATCTATCGGGACCAGGACTCGGCCCTGGCCAAGATGCAGACGTCTTTGATGATGCGCGAAACCGTCGCCTTGGCCCGCGAAGTGGTGGGCGGCAACGGCATAACCCTCGCCGCCGACGTCGCGCGTTTCCATGCCGACGCGGAAGCTGTCTATTCGTACGAAGGCACGCACGAAATCAACGCCCTCATTGTCGGCCGCGCCCTCACCGGCGACAGCGCCTTCACGCGCTAA
- a CDS encoding SDR family NAD(P)-dependent oxidoreductase produces the protein MSLNGKVAIVTGSGQGLGLAYARELARQGAAVVINDVNAGTAAEAVAQIEADGGRATAVVVPVGSTDAAKALVAGAVEAFGRLDILVTNAGILRDKSLLKMTDEDFDLVINVHLKGTFTCVREAFAYFKQNNIAGRIITIGSPTGQRGNFGQSNYAAAKAGIVGMVRTWALEMKKAGVTVNSVIPVAATAMTKTVPYFQKAVEAEERGEAMPSFFRHDLGFGTADDVAGLIAFLASDEAAGVTGQAIGAGGDRLQVWTHPTAATTEYREGGWSYEALQENAGSLFGRETLQSYGEEFLPLPAELQPESVAVPSQAR, from the coding sequence ATGAGCTTGAACGGCAAGGTTGCAATCGTCACCGGGAGTGGACAGGGTCTTGGACTCGCTTACGCGAGGGAACTCGCCCGCCAGGGTGCCGCCGTCGTGATTAATGACGTGAACGCCGGGACTGCTGCGGAGGCTGTTGCGCAGATTGAGGCCGACGGCGGCCGGGCCACCGCCGTGGTGGTTCCGGTGGGTTCGACGGATGCTGCGAAGGCTTTGGTGGCCGGTGCCGTTGAAGCGTTCGGTCGGCTGGACATTCTGGTGACGAATGCCGGAATCCTGCGGGACAAGAGCCTGCTAAAGATGACCGACGAGGATTTTGACCTGGTCATCAACGTCCACCTGAAGGGCACGTTCACCTGCGTCCGTGAGGCATTCGCGTACTTCAAGCAAAACAACATCGCCGGCCGCATCATCACCATTGGTTCACCGACGGGCCAGCGCGGCAACTTCGGGCAGAGCAACTATGCCGCTGCCAAGGCCGGCATTGTGGGCATGGTCCGGACGTGGGCGCTGGAAATGAAAAAGGCCGGCGTGACGGTGAACTCCGTGATCCCCGTGGCGGCAACGGCCATGACCAAGACGGTCCCGTATTTCCAGAAGGCCGTGGAGGCGGAGGAACGTGGCGAGGCCATGCCGTCCTTCTTCCGCCATGATCTCGGTTTTGGAACGGCCGACGACGTCGCCGGGCTGATTGCGTTCCTCGCCTCTGATGAGGCTGCAGGAGTGACCGGCCAAGCAATTGGTGCCGGCGGTGACCGGCTGCAGGTATGGACGCACCCGACGGCGGCAACCACCGAGTACCGCGAGGGCGGCTGGAGCTATGAGGCCCTTCAAGAGAATGCCGGCTCTCTGTTTGGCCGAGAAACTTTGCAGAGCTACGGTGAGGAATTCCTGCCGTTGCCCGCGGAATTGCAGCCCGAATCGGTGGCTGTACCTTCACAGGCCCGCTGA
- a CDS encoding GatB/YqeY domain-containing protein gives MTLKERLKADVVDHMKAGNKLALTTVRNVLGEITTREKSGKTPVELDDAQVTSLLQKEVAKRRDTARIYTEAGEADRAAAEVAEAEIIEAYLPKALTREEVEAIVDDAVEALKADGQELSMRSIGAVMKPVTAKVAGRFDGKTVSEIVRGRLA, from the coding sequence ATGACACTCAAAGAACGCCTCAAGGCGGACGTCGTCGACCATATGAAGGCGGGCAACAAGCTTGCGTTGACCACTGTGCGCAACGTGCTGGGTGAGATCACCACCCGTGAGAAGTCAGGCAAGACGCCGGTTGAGCTCGACGACGCACAGGTCACCTCGCTGCTTCAGAAGGAAGTCGCAAAGCGGCGGGATACGGCTCGGATCTACACCGAGGCGGGCGAGGCAGATCGGGCCGCAGCCGAGGTGGCGGAGGCCGAAATCATCGAAGCCTACCTGCCAAAAGCTCTTACCCGAGAAGAAGTGGAAGCAATCGTTGACGATGCCGTGGAGGCACTGAAAGCTGATGGCCAAGAGCTGTCCATGCGTTCCATAGGAGCCGTGATGAAGCCCGTCACTGCCAAGGTTGCTGGACGGTTTGATGGCAAGACTGTCAGCGAGATCGTGCGGGGACGCCTTGCGTAG
- a CDS encoding NAD(P)/FAD-dependent oxidoreductase yields MEDSYPVIIVGAGFAGVAAAKELGRKGVRVLLIDSNNYHQFQPLLYQVATSQIGVSAIARPLRSVFRRYKSVKVLTSKVDAVNAAERVVRTTDGRVFHAEILVIAVGAVPNFFDTPGAEEYAFPLYSVTDATKLGSGLTRLLDQADRNPDGSVDVVVVGGGPTGVETAGAMAENVKYVVSKYFSPELAARCRVHLVDMVPTVLNMFSKKSQSYATDHLKKVGVQLHMGVGVTEVRKDGVTLADGSSVPGQIVVWAGGLKAGDLIGGSGLTQGRGGRVDVKTDLTAPGVEGVYVIGDCANITDSTGAKLPQLGSVAQQAGKWAASNILADLKGENRAPFRYVDKGYMAMVGRGAAVAELGRKRIQLQGILAFLSWLLVHLALLSGLQQKIRALFSWLNGYILHSPAQVVVSGPTEKETTEQDPPST; encoded by the coding sequence ATGGAGGACTCATACCCAGTCATCATTGTCGGTGCCGGATTCGCGGGTGTTGCAGCTGCAAAAGAGCTGGGCCGCAAGGGCGTTCGTGTCTTGCTGATCGACTCAAATAACTATCACCAGTTCCAGCCGCTCCTCTATCAAGTGGCAACCTCGCAAATTGGGGTTTCGGCCATTGCCCGGCCACTGCGTTCCGTTTTCCGGCGCTACAAAAGTGTCAAAGTTCTGACCTCGAAGGTTGACGCCGTTAACGCCGCGGAGCGAGTGGTCAGGACTACTGATGGCCGCGTCTTCCACGCCGAAATCCTGGTCATCGCGGTGGGGGCGGTCCCGAACTTCTTCGATACACCTGGAGCAGAAGAGTATGCCTTCCCGCTGTATTCCGTCACAGATGCGACGAAGCTGGGGAGCGGCCTCACCCGCTTGTTGGACCAAGCCGATAGGAACCCGGACGGGTCTGTGGACGTAGTGGTGGTGGGCGGCGGACCCACCGGAGTTGAAACGGCCGGGGCAATGGCCGAGAACGTTAAGTACGTGGTTAGCAAGTACTTCTCGCCGGAACTCGCGGCACGCTGCAGGGTTCATTTGGTGGACATGGTGCCCACAGTCCTGAACATGTTTTCCAAGAAGTCGCAGAGCTACGCCACCGATCATTTGAAGAAGGTGGGCGTCCAACTCCACATGGGAGTGGGAGTGACGGAGGTACGGAAAGACGGAGTGACCCTGGCTGACGGAAGCTCCGTGCCCGGGCAAATTGTGGTGTGGGCCGGCGGTTTGAAAGCAGGGGACCTCATTGGCGGTTCGGGCTTGACCCAGGGGAGGGGAGGTCGCGTTGACGTCAAGACGGACCTGACTGCCCCTGGCGTTGAGGGCGTGTATGTCATCGGGGATTGCGCCAACATCACCGATTCAACGGGGGCAAAATTGCCCCAGCTGGGTTCGGTGGCTCAACAGGCCGGAAAATGGGCCGCGTCGAACATTCTCGCGGATCTCAAGGGCGAGAACCGCGCTCCGTTCCGGTACGTCGACAAAGGCTATATGGCGATGGTGGGTCGTGGCGCTGCAGTGGCAGAGCTGGGCCGCAAGCGAATCCAACTCCAAGGCATCCTGGCCTTCTTGTCTTGGCTGTTGGTCCACCTCGCCCTTTTGTCCGGGCTCCAGCAGAAAATCCGGGCTCTCTTCTCCTGGCTTAACGGATACATCCTTCACAGCCCTGCACAGGTGGTAGTCAGCGGGCCCACTGAGAAGGAAACAACGGAGCAGGATCCGCCCAGCACTTGA
- a CDS encoding histidine phosphatase family protein, whose amino-acid sequence MNEDGLTDAVQEAGAVELLLIRHGESEGNVAATEARLSGAEVIDVPARDADVNLSSTGQDQAKALGTALARIAEELRPDAIVSSPYARALQTAEIAVETAGWPVKVLTDERLRDRELGILDRLTRLGVETRYPDEAERRLWLGKLYYRPPGGESWADVALRLRSILDELNTLGSGQRVMLVCHDAVILLVRYVLEGMSEQEILDLAATTSVLNASITRYVRPSGAGPWQLESFNVADHLAEQGVTVTEHAGDASVHPQ is encoded by the coding sequence GTGAACGAGGACGGGCTGACGGACGCGGTGCAGGAAGCGGGAGCCGTTGAGTTGCTCCTGATCCGGCACGGCGAGAGCGAAGGCAACGTGGCCGCTACGGAGGCTCGACTGTCTGGAGCCGAAGTCATTGACGTTCCAGCCAGGGATGCTGATGTGAATCTGTCGAGCACCGGGCAGGACCAGGCAAAGGCCCTGGGGACGGCACTCGCCCGGATCGCCGAAGAACTCCGACCGGATGCCATTGTCTCCTCCCCCTACGCAAGGGCCCTTCAGACGGCGGAAATCGCCGTTGAGACAGCCGGCTGGCCTGTGAAAGTGCTTACTGATGAACGTCTCCGGGACCGGGAGCTGGGCATCCTGGACCGGCTAACACGTTTGGGAGTAGAGACCCGATACCCAGACGAAGCAGAGCGGCGGCTATGGCTGGGCAAGCTGTACTACCGGCCGCCAGGCGGTGAATCGTGGGCTGACGTCGCACTCCGTCTGCGATCCATCCTGGATGAGCTCAACACCCTGGGATCAGGGCAACGAGTGATGCTGGTCTGCCACGACGCCGTCATCCTGCTGGTCCGTTACGTTTTGGAGGGCATGTCCGAGCAGGAAATCCTTGACCTTGCGGCCACCACATCGGTGCTGAATGCTTCCATCACCCGGTATGTCCGTCCCTCGGGCGCAGGTCCCTGGCAACTGGAGAGCTTCAATGTTGCTGACCACCTTGCGGAGCAGGGTGTCACCGTCACGGAACACGCAGGAGATGCCAGTGTCCATCCACAGTGA
- a CDS encoding MarR family winged helix-turn-helix transcriptional regulator, translated as MGPQSTEVETPRLAAAKIGSDVGLLLAKLHATGSLLNNKALADYGLRERSFSVLTLACSGLEPTQRELADFLSLDPSQVVSLVDDLEHRGLVKRAQGKQDRRAKIIVSTTEGRRIHNKARAGLEECERTQLAALSEEENTQLRALLKKALWG; from the coding sequence ATGGGCCCGCAAAGCACCGAAGTGGAAACCCCGCGCCTCGCCGCAGCAAAAATCGGCAGCGATGTGGGCCTGTTGCTGGCCAAACTGCACGCCACAGGATCACTGCTCAACAACAAAGCCCTGGCCGACTACGGCCTCCGCGAGCGATCATTCTCCGTGCTGACACTCGCATGCAGCGGCTTGGAACCCACCCAACGCGAGCTCGCCGATTTCCTTAGCCTGGATCCGAGCCAAGTTGTCAGCCTGGTGGACGATCTGGAGCACCGCGGACTGGTCAAACGAGCCCAAGGCAAGCAGGACCGCCGGGCAAAGATCATCGTCTCCACCACTGAGGGCCGCCGGATCCACAACAAAGCGCGGGCCGGGCTCGAAGAGTGTGAGCGGACGCAGCTCGCGGCACTCAGCGAGGAAGAGAACACGCAGCTGAGGGCGCTGTTGAAGAAGGCACTGTGGGGCTAG
- a CDS encoding DUF72 domain-containing protein, translating to MGIRIGTSGWSYDHWEDVLYPPSLPAAKRLAHYTARFSTVELNASFYRWPRDTSFANWRERLPAGFAMSVKAPRGLTHGKKLYSPEVWVERIVRCWHELGDKRAVLLVQLPPDFQRDDARLDYFLATLPQWVRVAIEFRHDSWDHPDVYALLERRGAAYCIMSGAHLPCILRATAPFVYVRLHGPDHEHLYGGSYSDDDLRWWADRIREWDGYGKDVYVYFNNDGGGYAVRNADTLRWLLGVS from the coding sequence ATGGGCATCCGCATTGGCACCTCGGGCTGGAGCTACGACCATTGGGAGGACGTGCTGTATCCCCCGAGTCTTCCCGCGGCCAAGCGCCTGGCCCACTACACGGCGCGATTTAGCACGGTTGAGCTAAACGCAAGTTTTTACCGGTGGCCTCGCGATACGTCCTTCGCGAATTGGAGGGAGCGGCTCCCTGCTGGCTTTGCCATGTCGGTGAAAGCGCCACGCGGTCTTACGCACGGCAAGAAGCTCTATAGTCCCGAAGTTTGGGTGGAACGGATCGTCCGCTGCTGGCACGAACTCGGCGACAAAAGGGCTGTACTCCTGGTCCAGCTTCCACCTGATTTTCAACGCGACGACGCCCGGCTCGACTACTTCCTGGCCACGCTTCCGCAGTGGGTTCGCGTCGCCATCGAGTTTCGGCATGACAGTTGGGACCACCCGGACGTCTACGCCCTACTGGAGCGCCGAGGCGCAGCCTACTGCATCATGAGCGGCGCCCATCTGCCGTGCATCCTCCGGGCCACCGCACCATTCGTGTACGTTCGTCTGCACGGCCCGGACCATGAGCACCTCTACGGCGGCTCATACTCCGATGATGATCTGCGATGGTGGGCGGACCGGATTCGCGAGTGGGACGGCTACGGCAAGGACGTGTACGTCTACTTCAACAACGACGGCGGTGGTTACGCCGTGCGCAACGCTGACACTCTGCGGTGGCTGCTTGGGGTCAGTTGA
- a CDS encoding amidohydrolase family protein → MADRYELGIDAAALDAIDMHVHLEVDSCGHGSLPEALTEASAKYFKSEDRTPSLDRIAEVYRELNMAAVVFTVDARTQLKHEPNSIPELIEGAARNNDVLIPFGSVDPRTGEDAIAGAKHQAVELGARGFKFHPSLQGFDPSNETFYPLWETLQELGLPCIFHTGQNGMGAGLPGGYGIKLAFSNPLLLDAVAADFPGLKIIMAHPSVPWQDEANSIATHKSNVFIDLSGWSPKYFPESLVRLSNSVLQDKVLFGTDFPLITPQKWLGAFADLPLKDEVRPKILKDNAVKLLGLGG, encoded by the coding sequence ATGGCCGACCGCTATGAACTGGGCATCGACGCGGCTGCGCTGGATGCGATAGACATGCACGTCCACCTCGAAGTGGACAGCTGTGGGCACGGCTCACTCCCGGAAGCGTTGACGGAAGCGTCGGCGAAGTACTTCAAGTCCGAGGACCGCACGCCATCGCTGGATCGGATCGCCGAGGTGTACCGCGAACTGAACATGGCCGCCGTCGTGTTCACTGTTGACGCCCGCACCCAGCTCAAGCACGAGCCCAACAGCATCCCGGAACTGATCGAGGGCGCTGCCCGGAACAATGATGTGCTGATTCCGTTCGGCAGTGTTGACCCGCGGACGGGGGAGGACGCGATCGCCGGGGCAAAGCATCAGGCTGTTGAGCTCGGTGCCCGCGGTTTCAAGTTCCACCCGTCGCTGCAGGGTTTTGATCCGTCCAACGAGACGTTTTATCCACTGTGGGAAACGCTCCAGGAGCTGGGACTTCCTTGCATTTTCCACACCGGTCAAAACGGCATGGGGGCAGGTCTTCCCGGCGGGTACGGGATCAAGCTCGCGTTCTCCAATCCGCTCCTGCTCGACGCCGTGGCGGCAGATTTCCCGGGCCTGAAGATCATCATGGCCCACCCGTCGGTGCCGTGGCAGGACGAGGCGAACTCGATCGCGACGCACAAGTCCAACGTTTTCATCGACCTCTCTGGCTGGTCACCGAAGTACTTCCCGGAATCCTTGGTTCGACTGTCCAATTCAGTGCTGCAGGACAAGGTGCTGTTCGGCACGGACTTTCCGCTGATTACCCCGCAGAAGTGGTTGGGTGCGTTCGCGGACCTGCCGCTGAAGGACGAGGTTCGGCCGAAGATCCTGAAGGACAACGCGGTCAAGCTGCTGGGACTGGGTGGTTGA
- a CDS encoding MaoC family dehydratase, with protein sequence MPNLVVDFDTLLTMSGKDLGTTDYREVTQQQINLFADATDDQQWIHTDPERAKDGPFGAPIAHGFLTLSLIIPFWGELFDVEGVTTKVNYGLDKVRFTSPVKVGAKVRMNGSIAEVSEVKGGAQIKVNATIEIEGQERPAVVAEFLARFYK encoded by the coding sequence ATGCCCAATCTCGTCGTCGATTTCGACACCCTGCTCACCATGTCCGGCAAGGATCTCGGCACCACCGACTACCGCGAAGTCACCCAGCAGCAGATCAACCTGTTCGCTGACGCAACCGACGATCAGCAGTGGATTCACACTGATCCCGAACGCGCCAAGGATGGCCCGTTCGGCGCTCCCATCGCGCACGGCTTCCTTACCCTGTCACTGATCATTCCGTTCTGGGGCGAGCTCTTCGACGTCGAGGGCGTCACCACCAAGGTCAACTACGGTCTGGACAAAGTCCGCTTTACCTCCCCGGTGAAGGTGGGCGCAAAGGTCCGCATGAACGGCAGCATCGCCGAAGTCAGCGAAGTCAAGGGCGGCGCCCAGATCAAGGTCAACGCCACCATCGAAATCGAAGGCCAGGAACGCCCCGCCGTCGTCGCCGAGTTCCTCGCCCGTTTCTACAAGTAG
- a CDS encoding DNA/RNA non-specific endonuclease has product MRVGGRGYEGGHLIASLFAGPGEGANLLAQLMFQNRGHGTPNLPANTLAFYQLERELMTNALHRVDTGQPLNLQLKVEAVPGPKPGLPESSKVTHWFGSGEKRSEHFPDLPLSEEAFE; this is encoded by the coding sequence ATCCGTGTCGGCGGTCGCGGCTACGAGGGTGGCCACCTCATCGCATCCCTCTTCGCAGGACCAGGAGAAGGCGCCAACCTCCTGGCCCAACTCATGTTCCAAAACCGCGGCCACGGAACCCCCAACTTACCCGCCAACACCCTGGCCTTCTACCAACTCGAACGAGAGCTAATGACCAACGCCCTCCACCGCGTCGACACCGGACAACCCCTAAACTTACAGCTAAAAGTAGAAGCCGTCCCCGGACCAAAACCCGGACTGCCTGAATCGTCAAAGGTCACTCACTGGTTCGGCTCCGGAGAAAAAAGGTCAGAACATTTTCCCGACCTTCCACTTTCCGAGGAGGCATTCGAATGA
- a CDS encoding MFS transporter, producing the protein MSGHTALAQSSTAAKRKEARTVIMSSYLGSTIEFYDFLLYATAAAVAFPKVFFAGTDEWVGVVAAYATFAAGYVARPLGGIIFGHFGDRIGRKGMLIVSMAMMGIASTLIGLIPGANVIGPWGAVILVVLRVCQGIAVGGEWGGAALMALEHSDPKRRGFAASFVNAGAPTGAVLGTVVMGIFSALPQDAFLAWGWRVPFLLSFVLLIVGMFVRLRVSESPIFAEAVAKESAQDTKRKIPLLEVLKRPKALIMIMFAGAAGFGLQVVLPTFSVTYAVSKGAPQQGVLYAFAGASAISILFVLLGGRLSDRFGRRPVMVTGLALFILYLFPMFGMLSSGNIAVVFLAFTVALVLHSSLYGPLAAFVSEQFGTTNRYTGAAVGYQLATLIGAGFTPGIVASLYKDAGQSIVPVVVFLSVMSLVSIVFILLTRESKNNDLSTVS; encoded by the coding sequence ATGTCAGGACACACTGCGCTCGCACAGTCGAGCACGGCCGCTAAGCGCAAAGAGGCGCGCACGGTCATCATGTCCAGCTATCTGGGCAGCACCATCGAGTTCTACGACTTCCTGCTGTACGCAACTGCGGCAGCGGTTGCCTTTCCCAAAGTGTTCTTCGCCGGTACAGATGAGTGGGTGGGCGTGGTCGCGGCTTATGCCACGTTCGCGGCGGGTTATGTTGCCCGGCCTCTGGGCGGTATCATCTTCGGGCACTTCGGTGACCGCATTGGCCGCAAGGGCATGCTGATCGTGTCCATGGCCATGATGGGCATCGCTTCGACGTTGATTGGTCTAATCCCGGGAGCCAACGTCATTGGTCCTTGGGGCGCCGTGATCCTGGTGGTCTTGCGTGTTTGCCAGGGAATCGCTGTGGGCGGTGAATGGGGCGGGGCAGCGCTCATGGCCCTGGAGCATTCGGATCCCAAACGTCGCGGGTTCGCGGCATCGTTCGTCAATGCCGGTGCCCCGACGGGCGCAGTCCTCGGCACCGTTGTCATGGGCATTTTCTCCGCACTTCCCCAGGATGCATTCCTGGCCTGGGGCTGGCGAGTTCCATTCCTGTTGTCCTTCGTACTCCTGATAGTCGGCATGTTCGTCCGGCTCAGGGTCTCCGAAAGCCCAATCTTTGCCGAGGCCGTGGCCAAGGAAAGCGCCCAGGACACCAAGCGCAAGATCCCGCTGCTGGAAGTGCTGAAGCGTCCCAAGGCACTCATCATGATCATGTTTGCCGGTGCTGCCGGCTTCGGCCTCCAAGTAGTGCTGCCCACGTTCTCCGTCACCTATGCAGTGTCCAAGGGAGCACCACAACAAGGTGTGCTCTATGCCTTCGCGGGCGCCTCAGCCATCTCCATCCTGTTCGTCCTTTTGGGCGGTAGGCTCTCGGATCGCTTCGGCCGCCGTCCGGTCATGGTCACCGGCCTGGCCCTGTTCATCCTTTACTTGTTCCCCATGTTCGGGATGCTGAGTTCCGGCAACATCGCTGTGGTCTTCCTGGCCTTCACTGTGGCGCTGGTTCTGCATTCGTCCCTCTATGGTCCGCTGGCCGCGTTCGTGTCCGAGCAGTTCGGCACCACTAACCGCTATACCGGCGCAGCCGTCGGCTACCAGTTGGCAACACTGATTGGCGCGGGCTTCACACCCGGCATTGTGGCGAGCCTCTACAAGGACGCCGGCCAGAGCATCGTTCCCGTGGTGGTGTTCCTGTCCGTCATGTCGCTGGTATCGATTGTCTTCATCCTGCTGACGCGGG
- a CDS encoding DNA/RNA non-specific endonuclease produces the protein MNRSAWQQILAGIRVGGRGYEGGHLIASLFAGPGEGANLMAQLMFQNRGHGTPNVPANTLAFYQLERELMTKALHRVDTGQPLDLRVKVEAVPGPKPGLPSGLKVSHSFDKDLIQDYFFPNLESPK, from the coding sequence ATCAACCGCAGCGCATGGCAGCAGATACTGGCCGGTATCCGTGTAGGCGGTCGCGGCTACGAGGGCGGCCACCTCATCGCGTCCCTCTTCGCAGGACCAGGAGAAGGCGCCAACCTCATGGCCCAACTCATGTTCCAGAACCGCGGACACGGAACCCCCAACGTACCCGCCAACACCCTGGCGTTCTACCAACTCGAACGAGAGCTGATGACCAAGGCCCTCCACCGCGTCGACACCGGACAACCCCTAGACTTGCGTGTAAAGGTAGAAGCCGTCCCAGGACCAAAACCCGGTCTGCCCAGTGGACTCAAAGTGTCCCATTCGTTTGACAAGGACTTGATTCAAGATTATTTCTTCCCAAATCTTGAGTCCCCGAAATAG